A DNA window from Impatiens glandulifera chromosome 7, dImpGla2.1, whole genome shotgun sequence contains the following coding sequences:
- the LOC124909902 gene encoding homeobox-leucine zipper protein HDG8-like, protein MTSDRNEGDVPESSRRRRIWSNYRHSPYQIQMLEGFFNQHQHPSEHDRCQIGKEIGLTPNQVKSWFQNKKTALKKKKSSTPQEENQMLQAENLSMQRSHVYSRSGACIGQSSMEPVNHIVSNAPIVANGNLIAVNTNMNQHLDFEMLNMTETVRLARDELMCLFHLNEPFWVKDVSDGRCIINREIYEVTLMNRNIRKNHRDNGLRTRIESSKYEASLNMSAFRVAQMLMDSKMRAEYLFPTIITNAFTIHDYGNQVLPRQVGPLKLEYEQIQLSTASMVPRDFYFVRFCEKVTEGTWLIVEVSHDFNNTNFQLDSPCRAWRRPSGCIIKDVSPGVSQVTWVEHVEIDQDKDPIQLLYKDVIFGGLAFHADRWVQILSRSFHRIDSYNNILKKQFDHGSQQNLGVLGAMAQEEIQCLMRISNKMVRKFCANMSKRDKLEMPDLKDKGICLSLIRDQENTNPSNSMIINAATSFRLDASCKMILDYLQNVNMRTQWDVICYGQPAVQETARIKFGDQLDSSISIIKPNIESQNTVRVIQETLVDPLGAVVAYAPIDRDDFNGILYGSWPKTVLPSGFIISKDGNPECMRMDFGGASTSRNVAPPNGSLVTVAFHVMCYSKNIEPESVEIVTSLISSAVDSIKLAFKCPDPSE, encoded by the exons ATGACTTCAGACAGGAATGAAGGAGATGTTCCAGAGTCCTCACGAAGAAGGCGGATATGGTCTAATTATCGGCATAGTCCATATCAGATTCAAATGCTTGAAGG GTTCTTCAATCAACATCAACATCCGAGCGAACATGATCGTTGTCAAATCGGAAAGGAGATTGGACTCACACCAAATCAAGTAAAGTCCTGGTTCCAAAATAAGAAGACTGCTCTTAAG AAGAAGAAATCGTCAACACCCCAAGAGGAAAACCAAATGCTACAAGCTGAGAACCTCTCAATGCAAAGGTCGCATGTGTACTCGAGAAGTGGAGCATGTATAGGACAGTCATCAATGGAACCGGTCAATCATATCGTCTCTAATGCTCCTATCGTTGCTAATGGAAATTTGATTGCTGTTAATACAAATATGAACCAGCATTTAGATTTTGAGATGTTGAACATGACAGAAACAGTCAGGCTGGCTAGGGATGAGCTAATGTGCCTATTTCATCTAAACGAGCCGTTTTGGGTAAAAGATGTGTCGGACGGAAGATGTATCATTAATAGGGAGATATACGAAGTAACACTCATGAATAGAAATATCCGCAAAAATCACCGTGATAATGGATTGCGTACTCGCATTGAATCATCAAAATATGAAGCATCCTTGAACATGAGTGCTTTTAGAGTGGCTCAGATGCTAATGGATTCG aaaaTGAGGGCTGAATATCTTTTTCCAACCATCATAACAAATGCCTTCACAATCCATGACTATGGAAATCAAGTATTGCCTCGCCAAGTCGGGCCTCTAAAATTG GAATATGAGCAAATACAATTGTCAACTGCATCCATGGTTCCAAGAGACTTCTACTTTGTTCGATTCTGCGAAAAGGTCACTGAAGGAACGTGGCTAATAGTTGAAGTGTCTCATGACTTCAATAATACCAATTTTCAACTGGATTCCCCCTGTCGGGCATGGAGGCGCCCTTCCGGCTGCATAATTAAGGATGTTTCTCCTGGAGTCTCTCAG GTGACATGGGTTGAACATGTTGAAATTGATCAAGACAAGGACCCAATTCAACTTCTTTATAAAGATGTTATCTTTGGGGGATTGGCCTTCCATGCAGATAGATGGGTCCAGATACTTTCAAGGTCTTTTCATAGGATTGATTCTTATAATAACATCTTGAAGAAGCAATTTGATCATGGTTCCCAACAAAACCTTGGAG TGCTAGGTGCCATGGCCCAAGAAGAAATACAATGTCTAATGAGAATAAGCAACAAGATGGTGAGGAAATTCTGCGCAAACATGAGCAAGAGAGACAAACTGGAAATGCCTGACCTTAAAGACAAAGGAATTTGTCTGTCTTTAATCCGGGATCAAGAAAACACTAACCCGTCCAATAGCATGATCATCAACGCTGCTACCTCGTTTCGGCTTGACGCTTCATGTAAAATGATTCTCGATTACTTACAGAATGTTAACATGAGAACTCAG tgGGATGTTATCTGCTATGGACAACCAGCTGTGCAAGAGACTGCTCGCATTAAATTTGGAGATCAACTTGATAGTTCAATCTCTATTATTAAG cCTAACATTGAATCTCAAAACACTGTGCGTGTGATCCAAGAGACTCTTGTGGATCCTCTTGGTGCTGTTGTAGCTTATGCTCCTATTGATCGGGATGATTTTAATGGAATATTATATGGGTCATGGCCGAAGACTGTTCTTCCATCAGGGTTTATCATATCTAAAGATGGAAATCCGGAATGCATGCGGATGGATTTCGGAGGAGCTTCGACTTCGAGAAATGTTGCGCCGCCCAACGGTTCACTCGTTACGGTGGCTTTCCATGTTATGTGTTATTCGAAGAACATCGAACCGGAATCCGTGGAAATTGTCACCTCTCTCATTTCCTCGGCAGTTGACAGCATAAAGTTGGCCTTCAAGTGCCCTGACCCCTCCGAGTGA